One genomic window of Candidatus Pseudobacter hemicellulosilyticus includes the following:
- a CDS encoding glyceraldehyde 3-phosphate dehydrogenase NAD-binding domain-containing protein, protein MRIAINGMGRIGRLLFRRLVNHPEIDLVAVNDIMEPANLQYLLRYDSVYGTAVDTPVLDGHQLQVNNRTVKVFQQGDPVLLPWGQLGVDVILECSGNFSSRTRASSHLQAGAKKVLLSTTGAADIPLLIYGFNQHALTPETDIISPGGCMTNCSTHILYILNAIGIESVQLNILHSYTSRQELVDAPHKQFRRGRAAAESIIPVEIDLHVSLEKLFPNMQDRISAVSTRVPVANGALADFSIQLKQETSKAQINQLFRTAAANEYKGIIEYTEDPLVSLDIKGNTHSVVVDGTLTSVVGRHLKLITWFDNEYGYTSRMIDWLLYWKQQQQ, encoded by the coding sequence ATGCGGATTGCCATCAACGGAATGGGCAGGATAGGCCGGCTTTTATTCAGGAGATTAGTCAACCACCCGGAAATTGACCTGGTGGCCGTCAACGATATCATGGAACCTGCTAACCTGCAGTACCTGCTGCGGTATGATTCCGTGTACGGAACGGCTGTTGATACGCCTGTACTGGACGGCCATCAGCTCCAGGTAAACAATAGAACGGTGAAGGTATTCCAGCAGGGCGATCCCGTGCTGCTGCCCTGGGGGCAGCTGGGTGTGGATGTTATCCTGGAATGTTCCGGCAATTTCTCCAGCAGGACCAGGGCTTCCAGCCACCTGCAGGCCGGCGCTAAAAAGGTATTGCTGTCCACCACCGGCGCTGCGGATATCCCCCTGCTGATCTATGGGTTTAACCAGCATGCGCTGACCCCGGAAACCGATATCATTTCTCCCGGCGGCTGCATGACCAACTGCTCCACGCATATCCTGTATATTCTCAATGCCATCGGCATTGAATCAGTTCAGCTCAATATCCTGCATTCCTATACATCCCGCCAGGAACTGGTGGATGCGCCGCATAAACAGTTCCGCAGGGGCCGTGCAGCTGCTGAGTCCATCATCCCGGTGGAGATAGACCTGCATGTGTCTTTGGAGAAACTATTCCCCAATATGCAGGACCGCATCTCAGCTGTTTCCACACGTGTGCCGGTGGCCAATGGCGCCCTGGCGGATTTCAGCATCCAGCTGAAGCAGGAAACCAGTAAGGCACAGATCAACCAGCTGTTCCGCACAGCTGCGGCCAATGAATACAAAGGCATTATTGAATACACGGAAGACCCCCTGGTATCGCTGGATATCAAGGGCAATACCCATTCAGTAGTGGTGGATGGTACGCTTACCTCAGTGGTGGGCAGGCACCTGAAACTGATCACCTGGTTTGATAACGAGTATGGTTATACGAGCCGGATGATCGACTGGCTTTTGTATTGGAAACAACAACAGCAATAA
- a CDS encoding response regulator has protein sequence MQKKILIIDDEPDLCLLLKAYFSKKDYEVHVRHTLREGVSEMQALQPDILFLDNNLPDGIGWMQVESFIKHNPGLRLYLMSGFQPSFQDIPGINYRVLTKPISFADFAEL, from the coding sequence GTGCAAAAAAAGATATTGATAATAGATGATGAACCAGACCTCTGTCTGCTGCTGAAAGCCTATTTCTCCAAAAAGGATTATGAGGTCCATGTCCGCCATACGCTTCGTGAAGGCGTATCGGAAATGCAGGCGCTGCAGCCGGATATCCTTTTCCTGGACAATAATCTGCCGGATGGTATCGGATGGATGCAGGTAGAAAGCTTTATCAAGCATAACCCTGGCCTGCGTCTCTACCTGATGAGCGGCTTCCAGCCTTCATTCCAGGATATTCCGGGCATCAATTACCGGGTGCTGACCAAGCCCATTTCCTTTGCTGATTTTGCGGAATTATAA
- a CDS encoding ferritin — MISSKIEAALNRQIDLEGYSSMYYLAMGSWAEVKGYNGVAQFLYHHSDEERLHMLKLFHYINDRGGHGEVPAFAAPQKNFDSIQQIFEIVLSHEVKVSNEINALVELCIQEKDYTTHNFLQWYVTEQIEEESLARQIIDKLKLIGEDKGGMYLFDRDLGTMNANEHNKHR; from the coding sequence ATGATTTCCAGCAAAATTGAAGCAGCACTCAACAGACAGATCGACCTGGAAGGATATTCATCCATGTACTATCTCGCCATGGGTTCCTGGGCAGAAGTAAAAGGATACAACGGGGTAGCCCAGTTCCTCTATCATCATTCCGATGAAGAACGGTTGCACATGCTGAAATTGTTCCACTATATCAATGATCGCGGTGGCCACGGCGAAGTACCGGCCTTTGCTGCACCTCAGAAAAACTTCGACAGCATACAGCAGATCTTCGAGATCGTGCTGAGCCACGAGGTGAAGGTCTCCAACGAGATCAACGCCCTGGTGGAGCTCTGCATCCAGGAAAAGGACTACACCACGCATAACTTCCTCCAGTGGTATGTGACGGAGCAGATCGAAGAAGAGAGCCTGGCCCGCCAGATCATCGACAAGCTCAAACTGATTGGCGAAGATAAGGGCGGTATGTACCTGTTTGACCGTGATCTTGGTACGATGAATGCCAACGAGCACAACAAGCACCGTTAA
- the smc gene encoding chromosome segregation protein SMC, which yields MRLKSLEIKGFKSFADKTVLNFDTGITGVIGPNGCGKSNIIDSIRWVIGEQKISHLRSENLESLVFNGSKTRSASGLAEVSLTFENTRNLLPTEFNTVTVTRKFYKSGESEYRLNDVQCRLKDIQNLFMDTGVSTDSYAIIELGMVDEIIKDKENSRRRMLEQAAGITIYKTRKKEAKQKLDATEQDLNRIEDLLFEINNQLKSLENQAKKAEKYYEIKKEYREYSIELAKASLEGFNHTYRELNNQSESETDKKIRLEAEIANEEAGIEQEKVGFIEKERALQSMQHEFNEMLQTLRLKENDKNLASQRLNFLKEKESNLQAFLDKSEGQLKGLEESIEFTHMQIGEEQGKLEGLEQQLDDLKASSDEKRSLFDQKRVSVDRLRSENLSMQRNQFDAEKKVAVADTSIQNLQQSINQLQEEWEVRSSQLKQLEEEMVTREQELENRKTDLRQLQDQHERTKEQILQTQGQLEVLRQQLAEENRKLDAKRNEYDLLKSLIDSMEGYPESIKFLHKNPNWNHTAPILSDIIYVKEEYRAAVENVLEPYLNYYVVNNLQEGMQAVHLLDEHKKGKANFFLLDRLEGAAGTHHQPEQTIPAMQVIEVDAQYRQLAEQLLGNVFIAENEAALENSNGAVVLEKHGKYVKGKYSLTGGSVGVFEGKKIGRAKNLEKLFEEIQAQEVVVADLKAAIQAKHNEVVGYNEQLKETAIKQAQEDINRLTNQVFSLENKIESLHGLQSSSRNRVEDLQSNLEATASSIEGTRQEWMNLVNLLNEVKDKLKLAEDDYKFAEDEYNRALAGYNEFNLQVTRQHSKINALTQELEFKSNQLKDLRNQIDSNASQLKQTAEQLTENEDALANAENGLVELMRRKEEEEKKLNEADQAYYNLRNTLNEKEGELRHKVKEREILEHILADIKDKLNELKLQLAGMKERLNVEFRINLDEIIDQPRTNDIPTEELQEKCDRMKKRLENLGEVNPTAIEAFQEMKKRYEFILEQKNDLVTAKDSLMQTIQEVEATANQQFLDTFNRVRENFQKVFKALFTEDDTADMILENPENLAETGIDIVAKPKGKRPSSITQLSGGEKTLTATALLFAIYLIKPAPFCILDEVDAPLDDANVGKFTNMIRKFSEESQFIIVTHNKMTMSAVDVIYGVTMQEPGVSKLVPVDFRNLN from the coding sequence ACACGCGCAACCTGTTGCCCACAGAATTCAATACCGTTACCGTAACCCGTAAGTTCTATAAAAGCGGGGAAAGTGAATACCGTCTCAACGATGTCCAGTGCCGCCTCAAGGATATCCAGAACCTCTTCATGGATACCGGCGTCAGCACCGACAGCTACGCTATCATTGAGCTGGGGATGGTGGACGAGATCATCAAAGACAAGGAGAACAGCCGCCGCCGCATGCTGGAACAGGCTGCCGGCATCACTATCTATAAGACCCGGAAAAAAGAGGCCAAACAGAAGCTGGACGCTACTGAACAGGACCTTAACCGGATCGAGGACTTACTCTTTGAGATCAACAACCAGCTGAAAAGTCTCGAGAACCAGGCCAAGAAAGCCGAGAAGTACTACGAGATCAAAAAAGAATACCGCGAATACAGTATCGAACTGGCCAAAGCCTCCCTCGAAGGGTTTAACCATACCTACCGGGAGCTGAATAACCAGTCCGAGTCTGAGACCGATAAAAAGATCCGCCTCGAAGCCGAGATCGCCAATGAAGAAGCCGGCATCGAGCAGGAGAAAGTAGGGTTCATTGAAAAAGAACGCGCCCTCCAGAGCATGCAGCACGAGTTCAACGAAATGCTGCAGACGCTCCGCCTCAAGGAAAATGATAAGAACCTGGCCAGCCAGCGACTGAATTTCCTGAAGGAAAAAGAATCCAACCTGCAGGCCTTCCTCGACAAAAGCGAAGGGCAACTCAAAGGCCTCGAAGAAAGCATCGAGTTCACCCATATGCAGATCGGCGAGGAGCAGGGTAAACTGGAAGGACTGGAGCAGCAGCTGGACGACCTCAAAGCTTCGTCCGACGAAAAACGCAGTCTCTTTGACCAGAAACGCGTATCCGTGGACCGCCTGCGCAGCGAGAACCTCAGCATGCAGCGCAACCAGTTTGACGCCGAAAAGAAAGTGGCCGTAGCCGATACCTCTATTCAGAACCTCCAGCAAAGTATCAACCAGCTGCAGGAAGAATGGGAAGTACGCAGCAGCCAGCTGAAACAGCTGGAAGAGGAGATGGTCACCAGAGAACAGGAACTGGAAAACCGGAAGACCGATCTCCGGCAGCTGCAGGACCAGCACGAACGCACCAAGGAACAGATCCTGCAAACACAGGGTCAGCTGGAAGTACTGCGCCAGCAACTGGCCGAAGAGAACCGGAAGCTGGATGCCAAACGCAATGAGTACGACCTGCTGAAAAGCCTGATAGACTCCATGGAAGGCTATCCCGAGAGCATCAAATTCCTGCACAAGAATCCCAACTGGAACCATACCGCGCCCATTCTCTCCGATATCATTTATGTAAAGGAAGAATACCGCGCCGCTGTTGAAAATGTACTGGAGCCCTACCTCAACTACTATGTAGTGAATAACCTCCAGGAAGGCATGCAGGCCGTTCACCTGCTGGACGAACACAAGAAAGGCAAGGCCAATTTCTTCCTGCTGGACCGCCTGGAAGGCGCGGCAGGGACGCATCACCAGCCGGAGCAGACCATCCCCGCCATGCAGGTGATTGAAGTGGACGCCCAGTACCGCCAGCTGGCTGAACAGCTGCTGGGTAACGTGTTCATTGCAGAGAACGAAGCTGCACTGGAGAACAGCAATGGCGCTGTAGTGCTGGAAAAACATGGTAAATACGTAAAAGGAAAATACTCCCTGACCGGTGGCAGTGTTGGTGTTTTTGAAGGAAAGAAGATCGGTCGGGCCAAGAACCTCGAAAAATTATTTGAAGAGATCCAGGCGCAGGAAGTAGTAGTGGCCGATCTCAAAGCCGCTATCCAGGCCAAACACAATGAAGTGGTGGGCTATAACGAGCAGCTGAAGGAAACCGCCATCAAACAGGCGCAGGAAGATATCAACCGCCTTACCAACCAGGTGTTCTCCCTGGAGAACAAGATAGAAAGCCTGCATGGCCTGCAAAGCTCTTCCCGCAACAGGGTAGAGGATCTGCAATCCAACCTGGAAGCTACCGCCTCTTCTATTGAAGGCACGCGCCAGGAATGGATGAACCTGGTAAACCTGCTGAACGAGGTCAAGGATAAACTGAAACTGGCGGAGGACGATTATAAGTTCGCCGAAGATGAATACAACCGCGCCCTGGCCGGTTACAACGAGTTCAATCTCCAGGTAACACGCCAGCACAGTAAGATCAACGCCCTGACCCAGGAACTGGAGTTCAAGAGCAACCAGCTGAAAGACCTGCGCAACCAGATTGATTCCAATGCTTCGCAGCTGAAACAGACCGCCGAGCAGCTGACCGAGAACGAGGATGCACTGGCCAATGCGGAGAACGGACTGGTAGAGCTGATGCGCCGGAAAGAAGAAGAAGAGAAAAAACTGAATGAAGCCGACCAGGCCTATTATAACCTGCGCAATACCCTCAATGAAAAAGAAGGGGAACTGCGCCACAAGGTAAAAGAGCGCGAGATCCTGGAGCATATCCTGGCGGATATCAAGGACAAACTGAATGAACTGAAGCTGCAGCTGGCCGGGATGAAGGAAAGGCTGAATGTGGAATTCCGCATCAACCTGGATGAGATCATCGACCAGCCCCGCACCAATGATATCCCCACCGAAGAGCTGCAGGAAAAATGCGACCGCATGAAAAAGCGGCTCGAAAACCTCGGTGAGGTGAACCCCACGGCCATTGAGGCTTTCCAGGAAATGAAGAAACGGTATGAGTTCATCCTGGAACAGAAGAACGACCTGGTAACGGCCAAAGACAGCCTGATGCAAACCATCCAGGAAGTGGAAGCCACCGCTAACCAGCAGTTCCTTGACACCTTCAACCGGGTAAGGGAGAATTTCCAGAAAGTGTTCAAGGCCCTCTTCACGGAAGATGATACGGCAGACATGATCCTGGAAAATCCCGAGAACCTGGCGGAGACCGGCATCGATATTGTTGCCAAACCCAAGGGTAAACGTCCTTCTTCCATCACCCAGCTGAGCGGTGGGGAAAAGACCCTTACGGCCACAGCCCTGCTGTTTGCCATTTACCTGATCAAACCGGCCCCCTTCTGTATCCTGGATGAGGTGGACGCCCCGCTGGATGACGCCAACGTAGGCAAATTCACCAATATGATCCGCAAATTCAGTGAGGAAAGCCAGTTCATCATTGTTACCCACAATAAGATGACCATGAGCGCTGTGGATGTGATCTACGGGGTGACCATGCAGGAGCCCGGTGTGAGCAAACTGGTTCCGGTGGATTTCAGGAACCTGAACTAA
- a CDS encoding aminopeptidase P family protein: MRLSPFVILGLLLLPGLLPAQNSPVPDLPTDYLSPEFHAGRRAALRELMPRNSVVMVAAYPTRKFSNDVDYVYHPSPDLYYFTGYKEPNALLLLFKEPQVAPDGDTCTELFFVQERNVLAERWTGRRLGAEGVREQLKIAHAYNGKNFKDLKLDLKKFDQVLFDRLPLLPANSWTPADLANLISQFREKAGITDSNLEAEKKFNSNAYFQLTGQLREIKTEEEMVLLRKAIEISCNGQAEVMKAVRPDMSEREIQGLHEYVHKKYGAEHWGYPAIVGAGNNGCVLHYQDNNRLQAGNRLVLMDVGAEYHGYTADVTRTIPANGQFSPDQKAIYQLVYEAQEAAFKLCRAGATWGELDKAARDGIAAGLLKLGIIKQKSEVNNYFSHGLGHHIGLDVHDRSHSPQMKKGMVITIEPGIYIPENSPCDPRWWGIGIRIEDDILIREKDYELLSGNAPRTVTAIERMIAEKSILENYQLPPLQSGKKGF; encoded by the coding sequence ATGCGTTTATCCCCCTTCGTTATACTCGGCCTGCTCCTGCTGCCGGGGCTTCTGCCCGCACAAAACAGCCCAGTGCCGGACCTCCCAACGGACTACCTGTCCCCCGAATTCCATGCCGGTCGCCGCGCCGCCCTCCGGGAACTGATGCCCCGCAATTCCGTGGTGATGGTAGCCGCCTACCCTACCCGGAAATTCTCCAATGATGTGGACTATGTATACCATCCCAGCCCCGACCTCTACTATTTTACCGGTTACAAAGAGCCCAACGCCCTGCTCCTCCTCTTTAAAGAACCACAGGTGGCCCCCGATGGCGACACCTGCACCGAACTCTTTTTTGTCCAGGAACGCAATGTCCTGGCGGAACGCTGGACAGGGAGGCGACTGGGCGCCGAAGGCGTCCGGGAGCAACTAAAGATCGCCCATGCCTACAATGGCAAGAACTTTAAAGATCTTAAGCTGGACCTGAAAAAGTTTGACCAGGTCCTGTTTGATCGCCTGCCGCTGCTGCCCGCCAACAGCTGGACGCCGGCCGATCTGGCCAACCTGATCAGCCAGTTCCGGGAAAAAGCCGGCATTACTGATAGCAACCTGGAGGCTGAAAAAAAATTCAACAGCAACGCCTACTTCCAGCTCACCGGCCAGCTGCGCGAGATCAAGACCGAAGAAGAAATGGTTTTGCTGCGTAAAGCCATTGAGATTTCCTGCAACGGCCAGGCAGAGGTGATGAAAGCCGTCCGCCCGGACATGTCAGAGCGGGAAATACAGGGGCTGCATGAATATGTCCATAAGAAATATGGCGCCGAACACTGGGGTTATCCCGCTATTGTAGGCGCAGGCAATAATGGCTGCGTACTGCATTACCAGGATAATAACCGCCTGCAGGCCGGCAACCGCCTGGTGCTGATGGATGTGGGGGCCGAGTACCATGGCTATACCGCCGATGTTACCCGCACCATTCCTGCCAACGGCCAGTTCAGCCCCGACCAGAAAGCCATTTACCAGCTGGTCTACGAGGCGCAGGAAGCCGCTTTTAAACTTTGCCGGGCAGGCGCCACCTGGGGCGAGCTGGACAAAGCTGCCCGGGACGGGATTGCTGCAGGCCTTCTGAAACTGGGCATTATTAAACAGAAATCGGAAGTCAACAATTATTTTTCCCATGGCCTGGGACATCATATCGGGCTGGACGTGCACGACCGGAGCCATTCTCCCCAAATGAAAAAAGGGATGGTGATCACTATTGAGCCGGGCATCTATATCCCGGAGAACAGTCCCTGCGATCCCCGCTGGTGGGGTATTGGCATCCGGATAGAAGATGATATCCTGATCCGCGAAAAAGATTATGAGCTGCTGTCGGGCAATGCGCCAAGAACGGTTACCGCCATTGAGCGGATGATTGCGGAAAAAAGCATCCTGGAAAATTACCAGCTGCCGCCCCTGCAATCGGGCAAAAAAGGGTTTTAA
- a CDS encoding response regulator, translating into MQKLFILIAEDDADDRFLLQTAFEENGFKDTLEFVENGIELIDYLSNIMHKKTLDVQYPGFILLDLNMPKKDGREVLKEIKQHPELKKIPVVVFTTTKNEHEIKRCYELGANTYVVKPVSFDALVKVIHEIRSYWFNTASIPV; encoded by the coding sequence ATGCAAAAACTCTTTATCCTGATCGCAGAAGACGATGCGGATGACCGATTTCTGTTGCAGACTGCTTTCGAGGAAAATGGCTTCAAGGACACCCTGGAGTTTGTGGAAAATGGGATAGAGCTCATAGATTATCTGTCCAATATTATGCACAAAAAAACGCTGGATGTACAATATCCGGGGTTTATTTTGCTGGACCTTAATATGCCCAAAAAGGACGGGCGGGAAGTGCTGAAGGAGATCAAGCAGCATCCTGAACTGAAGAAGATCCCGGTGGTAGTGTTCACCACTACCAAGAACGAGCATGAAATAAAACGTTGTTATGAATTAGGCGCCAATACCTATGTAGTAAAACCGGTGAGCTTTGATGCATTAGTAAAGGTGATCCATGAGATCCGGAGCTATTGGTTCAATACCGCTTCTATCCCTGTTTAG
- a CDS encoding transglutaminase family protein, whose amino-acid sequence MNYTEDKYITTRKVLLVLVGILTVLPLAPLINRYIPPLLLGDWNLDLTLSIALAAALTWLLLRLFRFLLIPAVALLVLVLIYNQLTNGYGFGRIMTDYRTMVENNWGRKSQKETNLVLTPTIFEGPLTKTVKALQSKVDSKDSMVRNFAVQHSLDYFDEYHTKYGPIVRQLSLFKYINSRFKYVSDSERDEYFATARETIQNGMGGDCDDHSILMVSTLKSIGGHCRMILTEGHLYPELYCGDEKSFERMQQAIIHLFGDQNIDNIFYHEQNGQYWINLDYTAKYPGGPYMSEKAYAIIDL is encoded by the coding sequence ATGAATTATACCGAGGACAAATATATCACCACACGGAAAGTACTGCTGGTGCTGGTAGGCATCCTGACAGTACTTCCGCTGGCGCCGCTCATCAACCGGTACATTCCGCCGTTGCTGCTCGGTGACTGGAACCTTGATCTTACCCTGTCCATTGCCCTGGCCGCCGCCCTCACCTGGCTGTTGCTGCGCCTGTTCCGCTTCCTGCTGATCCCGGCCGTAGCCCTGCTGGTACTGGTGCTGATCTATAACCAGCTGACCAACGGGTACGGTTTTGGCCGGATCATGACCGACTACAGGACCATGGTGGAAAACAACTGGGGCAGAAAAAGCCAGAAGGAGACCAACCTGGTGCTGACGCCTACCATCTTTGAAGGCCCCCTGACCAAAACAGTGAAGGCCCTGCAATCCAAAGTTGATTCCAAAGACTCCATGGTCCGGAACTTTGCCGTACAGCATTCCCTGGATTATTTTGACGAGTACCATACCAAGTACGGCCCTATTGTCCGCCAGCTTTCCCTCTTCAAATACATCAACAGTCGTTTCAAGTACGTTTCCGATTCAGAGCGCGATGAATATTTTGCTACCGCCCGGGAGACCATCCAGAATGGTATGGGCGGGGATTGTGACGACCATTCCATTCTGATGGTGTCAACGCTTAAATCCATTGGTGGTCACTGCCGCATGATCCTCACAGAAGGCCATCTCTATCCTGAACTGTATTGCGGCGATGAAAAATCCTTTGAACGCATGCAGCAGGCCATCATCCATCTCTTCGGCGACCAGAACATTGATAATATTTTTTACCACGAACAGAATGGTCAGTACTGGATCAACCTGGACTATACAGCTAAATATCCCGGGGGTCCCTACATGAGTGAAAAAGCCTACGCTATTATTGATCTCTGA
- a CDS encoding YCF48-related protein translates to MTNQSFTAPFQQRSPGKGSVAISRKQSHVPRQGLLRLISFVSFLLLLLSFFSGLQAQTVELLTSGTKTSLRGLSVVNDQVIWVSGSAGTVGRSIDGGKTWEWHTVPGFEKREFRDIEAFDARRALIIAIAEPAYILETMDGGKNWKPVFTDSTKGMFLDAIDFLNAKEGIVVGDPIGDSVFLATTKNGGKTWQRQPGPVLNKGEAFFAASGSNIQLGKKGLYTAVTGGLSSRLLLNGQALPVPMAQGKESTGANSFDVSSKGRMIIVGGDFSDEKDTVANCIYTDDPERRTWLQPTVPPAGYRSCVQFLDAKKVIACGLTGVDISPDGGSFWQLISTEGFHVCRKAKTGKAVFLAGGNGRVARLKLSPAEAAKEENKEYGWPK, encoded by the coding sequence ATGACGAACCAATCTTTTACTGCTCCGTTCCAGCAACGGTCCCCCGGCAAAGGCTCAGTGGCTATTTCCCGTAAACAAAGCCACGTTCCCAGGCAAGGCCTGCTCCGGCTCATCTCATTTGTAAGCTTCCTTTTACTGTTACTATCCTTTTTCTCCGGCCTCCAGGCGCAGACGGTGGAACTGCTGACCAGCGGTACCAAAACCAGCCTCCGCGGTCTCAGCGTAGTGAACGACCAGGTAATTTGGGTGAGCGGCAGCGCCGGCACCGTTGGCCGGTCCATTGATGGCGGCAAAACCTGGGAATGGCATACCGTACCCGGCTTTGAGAAAAGAGAGTTCCGCGATATTGAGGCTTTTGACGCCAGACGCGCCCTGATAATCGCTATTGCAGAACCCGCCTATATCCTGGAAACCATGGATGGAGGCAAAAACTGGAAACCCGTTTTTACAGATTCCACCAAGGGGATGTTCCTGGACGCTATCGACTTTCTCAATGCCAAAGAAGGAATAGTTGTGGGCGATCCAATAGGCGACTCCGTTTTCCTGGCCACCACCAAAAATGGCGGTAAGACCTGGCAGCGGCAACCCGGGCCCGTACTTAATAAAGGTGAAGCATTCTTTGCCGCCAGCGGCAGCAATATCCAGCTGGGTAAAAAAGGACTGTACACTGCCGTGACCGGCGGCCTTTCCTCCCGGCTGCTGCTGAACGGACAGGCCCTGCCCGTTCCCATGGCACAGGGTAAGGAATCCACCGGCGCCAATTCCTTCGATGTATCGTCCAAAGGCCGCATGATCATTGTGGGCGGCGATTTCAGTGACGAAAAAGACACAGTAGCCAACTGTATCTATACAGACGATCCCGAACGCAGGACCTGGCTGCAACCAACGGTACCACCAGCCGGCTACCGCAGCTGTGTACAGTTCCTGGATGCCAAAAAAGTTATTGCCTGCGGACTGACCGGTGTAGACATCTCCCCTGATGGCGGCAGCTTCTGGCAACTCATCAGTACCGAAGGATTCCATGTCTGCCGTAAAGCAAAAACAGGCAAAGCGGTATTCCTGGCCGGCGGAAATGGCAGGGTGGCGCGCCTGAAGCTCTCTCCGGCCGAAGCCGCAAAAGAAGAGAATAAGGAATACGGCTGGCCCAAATAG
- a CDS encoding phage holin family protein: protein MQTIKNSRESIAGKEDKDTLADDVIELVQTYYQLTVTKLTRKTTDMTAGVVAVLAFVIVGFFLVLFACLGLSVWLGEKLNNPPAGYWLVGGFFLIVLLILIIGRKKLLIGLVRNMVIRKLYE, encoded by the coding sequence ATGCAAACAATAAAGAACAGCCGCGAATCAATTGCCGGAAAAGAGGATAAGGATACCCTGGCGGATGATGTCATTGAACTGGTACAGACCTATTACCAGCTGACTGTGACCAAACTGACCCGGAAAACCACCGATATGACGGCGGGAGTTGTGGCTGTTCTTGCCTTTGTGATAGTAGGCTTTTTCCTGGTACTGTTTGCCTGCCTGGGCCTTAGTGTCTGGCTGGGTGAAAAACTGAACAATCCTCCTGCCGGTTACTGGCTGGTAGGCGGTTTTTTCCTGATTGTGCTGCTGATACTGATCATTGGCAGGAAAAAACTGCTGATCGGCCTGGTCCGCAACATGGTGATCCGCAAACTATATGAATAA
- a CDS encoding YtxH domain-containing protein — MTTSTKVLLGILGAAAAGAAVGLLLAPEKGSELRKRIKDTANDWACQLSDMVQAGKAKAEDLAEEAGTRVSNMRENLG, encoded by the coding sequence ATGACCACATCAACAAAAGTATTACTGGGCATTCTGGGCGCCGCCGCCGCTGGCGCCGCTGTCGGTTTATTGCTGGCGCCTGAAAAAGGCAGCGAGCTGCGCAAAAGGATCAAGGATACAGCGAACGACTGGGCCTGTCAGCTCAGCGATATGGTGCAGGCAGGAAAGGCCAAAGCAGAAGACCTGGCAGAAGAAGCCGGTACAAGAGTGAGCAACATGCGCGAAAATCTTGGATAA
- a CDS encoding DUF1328 domain-containing protein: MLRWTIIFLIIAIIAAVFGFGGIAASAAGIAKVLFFIFIVLFILSLIAGRPRNVE, encoded by the coding sequence ATGTTACGTTGGACCATTATTTTCCTCATCATAGCCATTATTGCGGCTGTGTTTGGATTTGGCGGCATTGCCGCCAGTGCGGCAGGAATAGCCAAAGTACTGTTCTTTATTTTCATCGTGCTGTTTATCCTGTCCCTGATAGCCGGCAGGCCCAGGAACGTTGAATAG
- a CDS encoding DMT family protein yields MRVIFLLLLSNIFMTIAWYGHLKDQQVPLWKAVLMSWGIAFFEYCLMVPANRYGYANGFNGFQLKMTQEVITLVVFTVFAIVYLKEPFHWKYLVSFGFLMGAVYFAFKK; encoded by the coding sequence ATGCGAGTCATCTTCCTGCTCCTGCTCTCCAATATTTTTATGACCATCGCCTGGTATGGTCACCTGAAGGACCAGCAGGTACCCCTCTGGAAAGCCGTGCTCATGAGCTGGGGCATCGCCTTTTTTGAGTATTGCCTGATGGTGCCGGCCAACCGTTACGGGTATGCCAACGGATTCAATGGCTTCCAGCTGAAAATGACCCAGGAAGTGATCACCCTGGTGGTGTTTACCGTCTTTGCCATTGTATACCTGAAAGAGCCCTTTCACTGGAAATACCTGGTGAGCTTCGGCTTCCTGATGGGGGCTGTCTATTTTGCTTTTAAGAAATAA